One stretch of Prionailurus viverrinus isolate Anna chromosome C1, UM_Priviv_1.0, whole genome shotgun sequence DNA includes these proteins:
- the SPSB1 gene encoding SPRY domain-containing SOCS box protein 1: MGQKVTGGIKTVDMRDPTYRPLKQELQGLDYCKPTRLDLLLDMPPVSYDIQLLHSWNNNDRSLNVFVKEDDKLIFHRHPVAQSTDAIRGKVGYTRGLHVWQITWAMRQRGTHAVVGVATADAPLHSVGYTTLVGNNHESWGWDLGRNRLYHDGKNQPSKTYPAFLEPDETFIVPDSFLVALDMDDGTLSFIVDGQYMGVAFRGLKGKKLYPVVSAVWGHCEIRMRYLNGLDPEPLPLMDLCRRSVRLALGKERLGDIHTLPLPASLKAYLLYQ; the protein is encoded by the exons ATGGGTCAGAAGGTCACCGGAGGCATCAAGACTGTGGACATGAGGGACCCCACGTACCGGCCCTTGAAGCAGGAGCTCCAGGGCCTGGACTACTGCAAGCCCACCCGCCTGGACCTGTTGCTGGACATGCCCCCCGTGTCCTACGACATCCAGCTGCTCCACTCGTGGAACAACAACGACCGATCGCTCAACGTCTTCGTGAAGGAGGACGACAAGCTGATCTTTCACCGGCATCCGGTGGCCCAGAGCACGGACGCCATCAGGGGCAAAGTCGGGTACACGCGTGGGCTGCACGTGTGGCAGATCACGTGGGCCATGAGGCAGCGGGGCACGCACGCCGTGGTGGGAGTGGCGACGGCGGACGCCCCCCTGCACTCCGTTGGGTACACGACTCTCGTGGGGAATAACCACGAGTCCTGGGGCTGGGACTTGGGGCGCAACCGGCTCTATCACGATGGCAAAAACCAGCCGAGCAAAACGTACCCGGCCTTTTTGGAGCCGGATGAGACATTTATTGTCCCTGACTCTTTCCTTGTGGCCTTGGACATGGATGACGGGACTCTGAGCTTCATTGTGGACGGACAGTACATGGGAGTGGCTTTTCGAGGACTCAAGGGCAAAAAACTGTATCCTGTAGTGAGTGCCGTCTGGGGCCACTGTGAGATCCGCATGCGCTACTTGAATGGCCTCGACC CCGAGCCCCTGCCACTCATGGATCTCTGCCGCCGCTCCGTGCGCCTGGCCCTGGGGAAGGAGCGTCTGGGTGACATCCACACACTGCCGCTGCCCGCCTCCCTCAAGGCTTACCTCCTCTACCAGTGA